One Cohnella candidum genomic region harbors:
- the yaaA gene encoding S4 domain-containing protein YaaA: MKKIGISTEYITLGQLLKLADCISTGGEAKFFLQETKVLVNGEPDNRRGRKLVPGDTVEVEGCGSFTVTTR; the protein is encoded by the coding sequence TGGCATTTCAACCGAATACATCACTCTCGGTCAGCTGCTCAAGCTGGCCGATTGCATCAGTACGGGCGGGGAAGCGAAGTTTTTTCTGCAGGAAACGAAGGTGCTCGTGAACGGGGAACCGGATAACCGGCGGGGGCGCAAGCTCGTGCCGGGGGATACCGTCGAGGTGGAGGGCTGCGGCTCTTTTACCGTGACCACCCGCTGA
- the recF gene encoding DNA replication/repair protein RecF (All proteins in this family for which functions are known are DNA-binding proteins that assist the filamentation of RecA onto DNA for the initiation of recombination or recombinational repair.) produces the protein MQLKSIELHGYRNYDSLQLSIGSGVNIFIGPNAQGKTNLLEAIHVLALTKSHRTSKDRELIGWNASQARIRAELERRYGNVTLELQISAQGKKAKLNGLEQRKLSGFVGSLNVVLFAPEDLDIVKGAPGVRRRFMDMEIGQVHPGYLYDLQQYQKVLQQRNNYLKATDSSKASPELLEVWNEQLASYGVKMMQKRKNFIHHLQKWAEKIHEGITAGSEHLEVVYKPSFAAEAAGESQDDSSLFQQFMIKLTQGREQEFRRGMTMTGPHRDDLTFTINGKDVQSFGSQGQQRTAALSLKLAELELMREEIGEYPILLLDDVLSELDQTRQTQLIETFQSRVQTFITTTGLESVNMSRLRDAAVFHVRNGALMQ, from the coding sequence ATGCAATTGAAATCGATCGAGCTTCACGGGTACCGCAATTATGACTCTCTGCAGCTGTCGATCGGCTCGGGAGTCAATATTTTTATCGGGCCGAACGCGCAGGGCAAGACGAATCTGCTCGAAGCGATTCATGTCCTTGCGCTGACCAAGTCGCACCGGACCTCCAAAGACCGCGAGCTGATCGGTTGGAACGCTTCGCAAGCCCGAATCCGCGCGGAATTGGAACGCCGGTACGGCAACGTGACGCTGGAGCTGCAAATTTCGGCGCAAGGCAAGAAAGCGAAGCTGAACGGACTCGAACAGCGCAAGCTGAGCGGTTTCGTCGGCTCGCTTAACGTCGTGCTGTTCGCGCCGGAGGATCTGGATATCGTCAAGGGGGCGCCGGGCGTACGCCGCCGGTTCATGGACATGGAAATCGGCCAGGTCCATCCCGGCTATCTTTACGATTTGCAGCAATACCAGAAGGTGCTCCAGCAACGGAACAACTATTTGAAGGCGACGGACTCCTCGAAGGCTTCGCCCGAGCTGCTTGAGGTATGGAACGAACAGCTTGCTTCATACGGTGTTAAAATGATGCAAAAAAGGAAAAACTTTATACACCACCTTCAAAAATGGGCCGAGAAAATCCATGAAGGCATCACGGCGGGGAGCGAGCATTTGGAGGTCGTATATAAACCTTCTTTCGCCGCAGAAGCCGCCGGCGAGTCCCAAGATGATTCTTCTTTATTCCAGCAATTTATGATAAAGTTAACACAGGGAAGAGAGCAGGAATTCCGCCGCGGCATGACGATGACAGGCCCGCATCGGGACGATTTGACGTTCACCATCAATGGCAAGGACGTCCAGTCTTTCGGTTCCCAGGGTCAGCAGCGGACGGCAGCGTTGTCGCTGAAGCTCGCCGAGCTCGAGCTCATGAGAGAGGAGATCGGGGAGTATCCGATCCTTCTGCTGGATGACGTATTATCGGAGTTGGACCAGACGCGGCAGACACAGCTCATCGAAACGTTCCAAAGCCGGGTGCAGACCTTCATCACCACGACCGGATTGGAAAGCGTGAACATGAGCCGTCTTCGGGATGCCGCCGTTTTTCATGTTCGAAACGGCGCACTGATGCAGTAG
- the remB gene encoding extracellular matrix regulator RemB: MYIHLGGEKIIRTSQVVAIFDISIEQSSKLSRQFVAQAQKNRGVETIGEEEPKSIVVTEERVYYSPISTSTLKKRARYLDG, encoded by the coding sequence GTGTACATTCATCTCGGCGGCGAGAAGATCATTCGAACGTCGCAAGTCGTGGCCATTTTTGACATATCGATCGAGCAATCTTCCAAGCTGTCGCGGCAGTTCGTCGCCCAGGCTCAGAAGAATCGCGGGGTGGAGACGATCGGAGAGGAAGAACCGAAGTCCATCGTCGTTACCGAAGAACGCGTATATTATTCGCCGATTTCCACGTCCACGTTGAAGAAAAGAGCTCGTTATCTGGACGGCTAA